In Helianthus annuus cultivar XRQ/B chromosome 9, HanXRQr2.0-SUNRISE, whole genome shotgun sequence, the following are encoded in one genomic region:
- the LOC110877752 gene encoding deaminated glutathione amidase, chloroplastic/cytosolic isoform X1, with the protein MAVNSVRIAAAQMTSINDLATNYATCARLVKEAASAGAKLLCFPENFSFVGAKDGESLKIAEPLDGPILKGYCALARESNMWLSLGGFQERGSDDAHLCNSHVLIDDAGNIRSTYKKMHLFDVDVPGGAVYKESSFTEAGKEIVAVDSPFGRLGLTVCYDLRFPEVYQQLRFHHGAQVLLVPAAFTKVTGEAHWEVLLRARAIETQCYVIAAAQGGKHSEKRESFGDTLIIDPWGTVIGRLPDRASTGIVVADIDFSLIESVRTKMPISQMLYAKDSYWPFPASTESP; encoded by the exons ATGGCGGTCAACTCCGTCCGTATCGCCGCCGCTCAGATGACATCCATCAATGATCTCGCCACCAATTACGCCACCTGCGCTCGTCTCGTCAAG GAAGCAGCTTCAGCAGGGGCAAAACTTCTTTGCTTCCCTGAGAATTTCTCATTTGTTGGTGCAAAGGATGGGGAAAGCCTTAAAATTGCGGAACCGTTAGATGGACCGATCCTGAAAGGATATTGTGCTCTTGCAAG GGAGTCGAACATGTGGCTGTCGCTTGGAGGGTTTCAAGAACGAGGGTCAGATGATGCGCACTTGTGTAATTCACATGTTTTGATTGATGATGCTGGAAACATTAGAAGCACCTATAAGAAGATGCATTT GTTTGATGTGGATGTTCCTGGAGGTGCAGTCTATAAGGAGAGCAGCTTTACAGAAGCAG GTAAGGAGATAGTTGCTGTGGATAGCCCCTTTGGACGTTTGGGCCTAACTGTATGTTATGATTTGCGGTTCCCTGAGGTTTATCAACAACTACGGTTCCACCATGGAGCACAG GTTTTGTTAGTTCCTGCTGCCTTTACAAAAGTAACTGGTGAGGCACATTGGGAGGTTCTTCTTCGTGCCCGTGCCATAGAGACTCAGTGTTAT GTGATAGCCGCTGCACAAGGCGGGAAACATAGTGAAAAAAGAGAGAGCTTTGGTGATACACTGATCATTGATCCATGGGGGACAGTAATTGGTCGTTTACCAG ATAGAGCTTCAACTGGGATTGTTGTTGCAGATATAGATTTCTCATTGATCGAATCAGTGAGAACGAAGATGCCAATATCCCAG ATGCTTTATGCTAAGGATTCATATTGGCCTTTTCCTGCTAGCACCGAAAGCCCATAG
- the LOC110877752 gene encoding deaminated glutathione amidase, chloroplastic/cytosolic isoform X2, whose amino-acid sequence MAVNSVRIAAAQMTSINDLATNYATCARLVKEAASAGAKLLCFPENFSFVGAKDGESLKIAEPLDGPILKGYCALARESNMWLSLGGFQERGSDDAHLCNSHVLIDDAGNIRSTYKKMHLFDVDVPGGAVYKESSFTEAGKEIVAVDSPFGRLGLTVCYDLRFPEVYQQLRFHHGAQVLLVPAAFTKVTGEAHWEVLLRARAIETQCYVIAAAQGGKHSEKRESFGDTLIIDPWGTVIGRLPDRASTGIVVADIDFSLIESVRTKMPISQHRKPIEFWKQASM is encoded by the exons ATGGCGGTCAACTCCGTCCGTATCGCCGCCGCTCAGATGACATCCATCAATGATCTCGCCACCAATTACGCCACCTGCGCTCGTCTCGTCAAG GAAGCAGCTTCAGCAGGGGCAAAACTTCTTTGCTTCCCTGAGAATTTCTCATTTGTTGGTGCAAAGGATGGGGAAAGCCTTAAAATTGCGGAACCGTTAGATGGACCGATCCTGAAAGGATATTGTGCTCTTGCAAG GGAGTCGAACATGTGGCTGTCGCTTGGAGGGTTTCAAGAACGAGGGTCAGATGATGCGCACTTGTGTAATTCACATGTTTTGATTGATGATGCTGGAAACATTAGAAGCACCTATAAGAAGATGCATTT GTTTGATGTGGATGTTCCTGGAGGTGCAGTCTATAAGGAGAGCAGCTTTACAGAAGCAG GTAAGGAGATAGTTGCTGTGGATAGCCCCTTTGGACGTTTGGGCCTAACTGTATGTTATGATTTGCGGTTCCCTGAGGTTTATCAACAACTACGGTTCCACCATGGAGCACAG GTTTTGTTAGTTCCTGCTGCCTTTACAAAAGTAACTGGTGAGGCACATTGGGAGGTTCTTCTTCGTGCCCGTGCCATAGAGACTCAGTGTTAT GTGATAGCCGCTGCACAAGGCGGGAAACATAGTGAAAAAAGAGAGAGCTTTGGTGATACACTGATCATTGATCCATGGGGGACAGTAATTGGTCGTTTACCAG ATAGAGCTTCAACTGGGATTGTTGTTGCAGATATAGATTTCTCATTGATCGAATCAGTGAGAACGAAGATGCCAATATCCCAG CACCGAAAGCCCATAGAGTTCTGGAAACAAGCCTCCATGTGA